A region of the Myxococcus stipitatus DSM 14675 genome:
AGGGGGCGCTGACCGTCGGACTCAGGGACGGACTCCGTGGATGGCTCCGTGCCCGGGAGGTCGTCGGTGGGCTGCACAAGGGACAGCGGGCCTCGCCGGCTGGGAGGGAACTCGTCGCGCGTCGCGTCTGGCATTTCCACCTCCGGCTCCACGGAGTACCTGTCGGTCGAGTGCGGAGCGCTGGAGCGGGTCCACGCGTCCTCGCTCCCGTCCCGGGTGTTGTCGTACTCGTACGTCTCCATCACGGCGCCGGCGATCATCAAGTCCTCGCGCAGCTCCAGGTCGAAGCGCTCCTCTTCGTCCAGCTCGTCCACGAGGCTGTCCGCGGCGCGCTCATCGAGTCGCTCCGAGGCCCCCGGCGTGCTGTCCTTGCGGTCCATCACCTCCGCGACGGCGAGCTCCGCGGCGCTCTCCGCGACCTGCGCGGCCACCGTGGCGGCGAGCTCCCGCTCCCGCTCCGGAAGCCTGCTCGTGGGGCTGTGCTCCAGCACTTCCTCCACCGCGGCCTCGGCGAGCTCGGTGGCCATCTCCGTGGCGAGCAGCCGGTCCACGGGCTCGTCGGTGCCCGCGCGGCGGTCCATCGCCTCGTCCACCGCGTGCTTCGCGGTGATCTCCGCGACCTCGGCCGCGAGGGCCTCCGCCAGGGCGTGGTCCACATCCCGCTGTCGCGCCGTCCTGCCGGTGGCCTTCTCCGTCACGACGGGCGCTCGCGACGGGGGCGGCACGCGCGGGGACTCCGGGGCCGCGGGCTCGCGAAGCGGCTCCACCTCGTTCTCGTCCCCGTCCGGCGCGCGCACGGCCTTGGCGGCGGTGGCGGGACGCACCTTGCCGGTGCTCACGGGAGGCGCGCCTCGGGGGGGCTTCGTGGCATGGCGCTGGGGCTCTCGAGCGGGCTTCCCGGCCGCGGGCTTTCCACGAGGCGGATTCTTCGCGCCCCCGTTCGCGCCGCGCCCGGAAGCGGCGGACTTCGCGTTCCGGGAGGGCTTCTGGGGGGCGGAGGCCGCGCGCGGGCTCGATGCCTTCTTCGCGTCTGCGGTCCCGCGCTCGGAGGGCGAGCGTTCCTTCTGCTGGGGGCCGGGCTTCGCGGTCGCACCCTCACGGGATGCGGCGCCCCGCTGGAAGGGATCGTTGCCGAGGACACCCTTGGCCATCTCTAGCTCCTCCTGAGCGCCGCGGCGGCGTCCCTGACGTGGTGGAAGGGGATGAACCCGAGGGCGGTTTCGGCGCGCTCGCCGTCCGCCACCCACGAGTAATGGATGTAGTCGAGGAGGGCCACGGGCAACGTATCCGCGCCCACCACATCCAGCGCGTGGAGTGCTCCACGGAACAATGGGCCGGGGAGGGGGAGCGGGCGGGCGCCCGCCTGGCGGATGAGTCCGGAGAGGGGCAGGACGCCTCGGCCCACGATGTTGAACTCGCCGGAGGCCCGCGCCCGCAGCGACACATGCAGGGCCCGCCCCGCGTCCTCTTCGTGGAGCCCCTGCCACAAGGGGTCGAACCCCAGGAGCGTGGGGACCACGGACGTGCGCGTCAGCAGGCGCGTCACCGGGTTCTCGATGGTGGGGCCCAGCACCGGCGCGAAGCGCAGCACGAGCACCTGCATCTCCGGGTGCCGCTCGCGGAAGGCTCGGACCTGTCCTTCCACCTCCACCTTGTCGGTGATGAAGCGGCTGTGAGGGCAGCCCTGCAGGGGCGACTCCTCGCGCAGCAGCGCCGGGTTGTTGCTCTTCGCGCCGTACACCGCGGTGAGCGAGGGGACGATGAGCCGAGGCAGGTGGGCCCGTCCCGCCGCGGTCAGCACGTTCATCGTGCCGATGACCTCCAGCTCGTGCGCCAGGGAGCCGTTGCGGATGGGGCCGAAGAGGAAGGCCAGGTGGTAGAGCGCGTCGACCGGACGCTCGGAGAGCGCGTCGGTGAGCTCGCTCTCGGCGTCGTGCCGGGTGAGGTCCACCCGGTGGAACTCCACCTTGTCCCCCTCCGGACGCACCACGTCCAGCACGAGGATGCTCTCCACATCGGGGTCCCGTTCGAGGCGGGGCAGCAGCAGCTTGCCGTACTCGCCGCTGGCTCCCGTCACCGCGACGCGCAACCGTCCCTTGCCTGGTCGTGTCACGTCCATACGCGGGTTCTCCTGTTAGCCCAGCCGCCCTCGAATGTCAGCCTGCACCGGGCTCCTCTTGCTGGACAACGTCCGCCGGGTGGCGGAGGGTGGACGGCTGCCATGGCACGCATCGCCCGTCTCAGTGACGTCCTCATCAACAAGATTGCCGCCGGTGAGGTGGTGGAGCGGCCCGCTTCCGTCGTGAAGGAGCTGGTGGAGAACTCCATCGACGCGGGTTCGAGCACCATCCGGGTGGACCTGGCCGGTGGGGGCGTGGACCGCATCATCGTGTCGGATGACGGGCATGGCATGGGTCGGCACGACGCCACCACGTGTCTGGAGCGCCACGCCACCAGCAAGCTGCGGGAGCTGGACGACCTGTTCCACATCGACTCCATGGGCTTCCGGGGGGAGGCGGTGCCGGCCATCGCCTCCGTCTCCCGCTTCTCCCTCCACACCGCGGAGGTGGGCGCGGACGTGGGCACCCGCGTGACGCTGGAGGGTGGGGTGGACACCGTCGTGGAGGACGCCCCGCCGCGCGTGGGCACCGTCATCACGGTGGAGGACCTCTTCTTCAACGTGCCCGCGCGCCGCAAGTTCCTGCGCCGGGGCGACACCGAGCTCAAGCACGCCGAAGAGGCCGTCGTGCGTCTGGCGCTGGCCAACCCGGACGTGGCCTTCTTCGCGACCCACGAGGGCAATGAGCTCTTCTCGAGCGCCGCCTGCCCCGAGGACCCTCGCGAGCGCATCGCCGCGGCGCTGGGGCCCGCGGCGCACCCGCACCTGTTCCCGGTGGAGGAGCGGCGGCTGGGCGTCAGCGTCACCGGCTACGCGGCCTCGCCCGAGTTCACCTTCCCCAACGCGCGCGGGCTCTACACGTTCGTCAACCGCCGCTATGTGAGGGACCGGGGCCTCATCGGCACCATCCAGCGCGCGTACCAGGACTTCCTCGCGGCCGGACGCCAGCCCGTGGTGGTGCTCCACATCGACGTGGACCCCATCGCGGTGGACGTCAACGTGCACCCGCAGAAGCTGGAGGTCCGCTTCTCCGACGCGCGCGGCGTCCAGGAGGCCATCAGCGCCGCGCTGAACCGGATGCTGCGCGCGGCCCCGTGGCTGGGCGTGGGCGTGGACCCGAGCGCCTCGGGGGCTCCGCAGCCCATGGATGCCGCCCACTACGCGCTCGCGGTGGAGCGCTTCCTCACCCGCGCGCAGGAGGCCTCCTGGGGCGCGCCGCTGCCCACCACCCTGGATGCCGCGACGCCGACGCCGGTGCCGTTCTCCGGCGCACCCGGTGCCATGGCCGCGATTCCATCCGCGCTGCCCTTCGCGAGCGGCGCGGTGGGCCGGGCCCCCGCGTTCGGCGAGGCCCAGCCCCAGCTCAACGAGGCGCCGCCTCCGGGCTACTTCGCCGCGCTTCGTCCCATGGGCATGCTGGGCGGGCGCTTCCACATCTGCGAGGGGCCAGGGGGCACGCTGGTGGTGCTGGACCCGCATGCCGCGCTGGAGCGCGCGCGCCTGACGACGTACCTGCGCATGCTGGACGACGAGAAGGGCCCCCCCGCTCCGTCCTTGTTCGGCACCACGCTGGAGTTCACGGTCCAGGTGGCGAAGTCCCTGGTCGAGGGGCGCGAGGCGCTGGGGCGCCTGGGCGTCGACGTGGAGCCCTTTGGCGGCACCACGGTGGCGCTGAAGTCGGTGCCCCCGGGGCTGGAAGGGGCGGATGCTCGCTCGTTGCTGGAGGCGCTCGCCCGGGCACTGCCGCCGAAGAGCGCCGCGCTGGATGCCGTCACGCTCGCGGAGGCGGTGCGGGTGATGGCGTGCCATGCCGCGCGCAAGGCCGGGGCGGTGCCGCTCACGGACGCACAGCTCCGCGCACTCCTGGGAGAGCTGGACCGGGCGGACTTCCACCCGCCCTGCAGCCACGGCACTGTGGTGGTCCTGGAGATGCCGCTCCTGGAGCTCGATCGCCGGGCGCGTTGAGGCATGAGGGCCCCGGCCCGGGGCCGCCGGAAAGTTGACCCGTCAGAGGCCACTGCTACGGTGCGCGACACGCCTGTAGCACGGCGCGGACCGGGCACGGCGGTCCGGAACGAGTCCTCTCACGCGGCGACGCATTCGACAGGAGCAGCCCCATGCGCGGTGTCATCACCCTGCGGGACGTGCTGTCCAACCTGGGCGTGGTGCTGCGCGAGTTCGGCGCGCTGTGTGTCGTCCGGTGTCTGGTGGCGTCCCTGCGCCGACAGAAGACGACGTTCCTGGAAATCGCCGTGCGCTCCAAGCACCCCTGACCCTCGCCTCCCGAGTCCGATGCTCCGTCGCCTCCTGCCGCCGCTCGCCCTGTTGCTCGCCACCCCCGCTGTCGCCCAGGACGAGGGCGAAGACATCCCCAACACGATGAACGGCGTCGGCCGCATCACCGTGCAAGGGGGCTGGCGCGTCACGTCCAACGAGACCTTCTACAACAGCTGGTACGGCCGCAAGGAGAACGCGGGGCTGCCTCGCGCGAAGAAGACGGGCGGCGGGCCGTTCGCGGTGGCCTCCTTCGCGTACTCGCTGTCGGACCTGGTGGAGGTGGGCATCGACCTGTTCGGGACGGGCTCGCGCCTGTACCTCACCGAGCCCGGCGCGGAGGAGGGAATCACCACCGAGCGGCGCGTGGACACGCTGGGCTACGGCGCGATGCTGGGCCTGCGCTTCCAGACCGTC
Encoded here:
- the mutL gene encoding DNA mismatch repair endonuclease MutL, producing MARIARLSDVLINKIAAGEVVERPASVVKELVENSIDAGSSTIRVDLAGGGVDRIIVSDDGHGMGRHDATTCLERHATSKLRELDDLFHIDSMGFRGEAVPAIASVSRFSLHTAEVGADVGTRVTLEGGVDTVVEDAPPRVGTVITVEDLFFNVPARRKFLRRGDTELKHAEEAVVRLALANPDVAFFATHEGNELFSSAACPEDPRERIAAALGPAAHPHLFPVEERRLGVSVTGYAASPEFTFPNARGLYTFVNRRYVRDRGLIGTIQRAYQDFLAAGRQPVVVLHIDVDPIAVDVNVHPQKLEVRFSDARGVQEAISAALNRMLRAAPWLGVGVDPSASGAPQPMDAAHYALAVERFLTRAQEASWGAPLPTTLDAATPTPVPFSGAPGAMAAIPSALPFASGAVGRAPAFGEAQPQLNEAPPPGYFAALRPMGMLGGRFHICEGPGGTLVVLDPHAALERARLTTYLRMLDDEKGPPAPSLFGTTLEFTVQVAKSLVEGREALGRLGVDVEPFGGTTVALKSVPPGLEGADARSLLEALARALPPKSAALDAVTLAEAVRVMACHAARKAGAVPLTDAQLRALLGELDRADFHPPCSHGTVVVLEMPLLELDRRAR
- a CDS encoding SDR family oxidoreductase; the protein is MDVTRPGKGRLRVAVTGASGEYGKLLLPRLERDPDVESILVLDVVRPEGDKVEFHRVDLTRHDAESELTDALSERPVDALYHLAFLFGPIRNGSLAHELEVIGTMNVLTAAGRAHLPRLIVPSLTAVYGAKSNNPALLREESPLQGCPHSRFITDKVEVEGQVRAFRERHPEMQVLVLRFAPVLGPTIENPVTRLLTRTSVVPTLLGFDPLWQGLHEEDAGRALHVSLRARASGEFNIVGRGVLPLSGLIRQAGARPLPLPGPLFRGALHALDVVGADTLPVALLDYIHYSWVADGERAETALGFIPFHHVRDAAAALRRS
- a CDS encoding lysophospholipid acyltransferase family protein, producing MAKGVLGNDPFQRGAASREGATAKPGPQQKERSPSERGTADAKKASSPRAASAPQKPSRNAKSAASGRGANGGAKNPPRGKPAAGKPAREPQRHATKPPRGAPPVSTGKVRPATAAKAVRAPDGDENEVEPLREPAAPESPRVPPPSRAPVVTEKATGRTARQRDVDHALAEALAAEVAEITAKHAVDEAMDRRAGTDEPVDRLLATEMATELAEAAVEEVLEHSPTSRLPERERELAATVAAQVAESAAELAVAEVMDRKDSTPGASERLDERAADSLVDELDEEERFDLELREDLMIAGAVMETYEYDNTRDGSEDAWTRSSAPHSTDRYSVEPEVEMPDATRDEFPPSRRGPLSLVQPTDDLPGTEPSTESVPESDGQRPLAERAGGVLSLAREIAGQALASEGLGRAWGAVNGMLDAVRAGLGTGGGAHLDEYGKDPSLVQRLEPVLEFLYGQYWRVSAQGADHIPGGAVILVANHSGALPYDGLVMSLALARERPDLRESRWLVEDQIFHAPVLGTLFNRLGAVRACPENALRLLDEQRPLVVFPEGYQGLSKPFAERYRLKRFGRGGFVKLALRTGAPIVPVAIVGAEETSPMLGRLPASFLGFPYVPLTPLGPLPLPAKWSIRFGEPISMDGLPPEAADDLGEVGRLTERTREAIQTMLHTLLRQRRSIFAG
- a CDS encoding outer membrane beta-barrel protein; this encodes MLRRLLPPLALLLATPAVAQDEGEDIPNTMNGVGRITVQGGWRVTSNETFYNSWYGRKENAGLPRAKKTGGGPFAVASFAYSLSDLVEVGIDLFGTGSRLYLTEPGAEEGITTERRVDTLGYGAMLGLRFQTVLSEVGPYGLVPFGGIFTGPALASSRRAGEAIQEDTMQAWAGTLGATWRLSPRWGLTAEYRIMFLRGPAGPADNRIGSFNLGGSWLGIGVTYTFPPEANRPLPGSGL